A stretch of Elgaria multicarinata webbii isolate HBS135686 ecotype San Diego chromosome 5, rElgMul1.1.pri, whole genome shotgun sequence DNA encodes these proteins:
- the TMEM45A gene encoding transmembrane protein 45A, whose protein sequence is MGNFKGHALPGSFFLLFGLWWSVKYPIMHLCRRKKNSSSLGSKAGLRRLEFTEGIIKTAFALIGMVAEQFVPDGPHLKLYSYEKKQWDHLMNWQHATMYLFYGISGLVDIVAHSTNVLPVALDRMMLSLAVSVEGFLFYYHIHGRAMLDLHVHQLLLVAIFATAICIFLEVFFRGIVVLEMFRTSLCILQGSWFWQIGFVLYPPSGSPEWNQMDHNNIMFLTMCYCWHYAFALLIMALNYTIVSWVVRSRLKQAPAMEIGLLKTSERDQESEDEI, encoded by the exons ATGGGAAATTTTAAAGGTCATGCACTTCCTGGGagttttttccttctctttggcTTATGGTGGTCTGTGAAATATCCAATCATGCACCTCTGTCGAAGGAAAAAGAACTCATCTTCCCTGGGTTCCAAGGCAGGATTACGACGCTTAGAATTTACTGAGGGCATCATCAAAACTGCCTTTGCTCTCATTG GAATGGTAGCTGAGCAGTTTGTTCCTGACGGACCTCATCTGAAGCTGTACAGTTATGAAAAGAAACAATGGGATCACTTAATGAACTGGCAGCATGCAACCATGTATCTCTTCTATGGTATCTCAGGGCTGGTAGATATTGTGGCACATAGCACTAATGTGTTACCAGTAGCATTGGACAGAATGATGCTATCCCTTGCAGTTTCTGTGGAAG GTTTTCTATTTTATTACCATATCCATGGGCGTGCTATGTTAGATCTTCACGTGCATCAGTTACTTTTAGTGGCCATCTTTGCAACAGCCATCTGCATATTCTTGGAAGTCTTCTTCCGTGGCATCGTTGTCCTTGAGATGTTCCGGACAAGTCTTTGCATACTGCAAGGGAGCTGGTTCTGGCAG ATTGGATTTGTACTTTATCCTCCAAGTGGGAGTCCAGAATGGAACCAAATGGATCATAATAACATAATGTTTCTCACAATGTGCTATTGCTGGCATTATGCATTTGCACTTCTCATAATGGCATTGAATTATACTATTGTCAGCTG GGTAGTTCGTTCAAGACTAAAACAAGCCCCAGCAATGGAAATTGGATTACTGAAAACGTCCGAACGAGACCAGGAGTCAGAAGATGAGATCTAG